The Chloroflexia bacterium SDU3-3 genome includes the window CACTGGCAGAAAGAAGGTTACCTCTATGGGCTTTGTGCTCGACGGCCTAGACGCCGAGGACTACGACCGCACCTATAGCGACCGCGACCTGATCCGCAGGATCGCCGACTACTTCCGCCCCCACCTGCGCTCGATGCTGATGGTAGCGGGCGCGGTGGTGCTGGGCACCGCCGCCGAGGCCGCCGCACCCTTCGTGATCTCCAGCGGGATCGACATGCTGGAGGGCAACCCCGCCGCCCAGGTGGCGCTGGCCCTGGCCGGCGGCGTGGCGCTGCTGCGCTCGATGGGCTGGCTGTTCAACTACATCCGCCAGTCGTTCTCGGCCAAGGTGGTGGGCAACGTGGTGCTGGCGCTGCGCGAGGACGCCTTCACGGCGGTGATGCAGCGCGACATGTCGTTCTTCGACCAGTACGCGTCGGGCAAGATCGTCAGCCGCGTCACATCCGACACCCAGGATTTCTCGAACACCGTCACGCTCACCATGGATCTGTTCAGCCAGTTCCTGCTGGTGACGATGGTGGCCAGCATCCTGTTCGCGATCAACGCCGGGCTGGCGCTGATGGTGATCACGATCATCCCGGTGGTGTTCGTGGTGGCCCTCAGCTTCCGCCACATCGCCCGCACGATCACCCAGCGCAGCCAGCGCGCCACCGCCGAGGTCAACTCGAAGATCCAGGAGACCGTGAGCGGCATCGCCGTGGCCAAGAGCTTCCGCCAGGAGGCCGCGATCTACGACGACTTCAAGCAGACCAACGGGCTGGTCTACCGCGTGCGGCTGCTGCGCGGCTGGGTGCTGAACACGATCTTCCCCATCCTCGACATCCTCAGCGGCATCGTGACGGCGGTGGTGGTCTACTTCGGCGCGCAGCGGGCGCTGGGCGCCCAGATGACGGCGGGCGAGTGGTTCCTGTTCGTGCAGGTGCTCGGCTCGCTGCTCTACCCGCTCACCAGCATCGCCTCGTTCTGGAGCCAGTTCCAGCAGGGCCTCTCGGCCAGCGAGCGCGTGTTCGCGCTGATCGATGCCACGCCCAACGTGGTGCAGACCGCCAGCGAGCAGCCGGGCGCGGTGCGCGGCCACATCGAGTTCGACCACATGTGGTTCAGCTACGCTGGCGACGCCAACCAGGCCCAGAGCCTGGCCGAGCCAAGCTGGGTGCTGCGCGACTTCTCGCTGGACATCCCCAGCGGACAGACGCTGGCGGTGGTGGGCCACACTGGCGCGGGCAAATCGAGCCTGGTGCGCCTGATCACGCGCTTCTACGAGTTCCAGCACGGCCAGCTGCGCATCGACGGGCGCGACATCCGCACGCTCGACCTGGCGGCCTACCGCACCCAGATCGGCCTGGTGCCGCAGGTGCCCTTCCTGTTCTCGGGCACGGTGGCCGAGAACATCCGCTATGGCCGCCCCGACGCCAGCGACGCCGAGGTCGAGCAGGCCGCCCAGCACCTGGGCGGCGGCGACTGGGTGCGCGACCTGCCCGAGGGCCTGCAGAGCGACGTGGGCGAGCGCGGCGCGCGGCTCTCGCTGGGCCAGCGGCAGCTGGTGGCGCTGGCGCGCGTGCTGCTGCAGAACCCGGCGATCTTCATCCTGGATGAGGCGACCGCCAGCGTCGACCC containing:
- a CDS encoding ABC transporter ATP-binding protein, with amino-acid sequence MGFVLDGLDAEDYDRTYSDRDLIRRIADYFRPHLRSMLMVAGAVVLGTAAEAAAPFVISSGIDMLEGNPAAQVALALAGGVALLRSMGWLFNYIRQSFSAKVVGNVVLALREDAFTAVMQRDMSFFDQYASGKIVSRVTSDTQDFSNTVTLTMDLFSQFLLVTMVASILFAINAGLALMVITIIPVVFVVALSFRHIARTITQRSQRATAEVNSKIQETVSGIAVAKSFRQEAAIYDDFKQTNGLVYRVRLLRGWVLNTIFPILDILSGIVTAVVVYFGAQRALGAQMTAGEWFLFVQVLGSLLYPLTSIASFWSQFQQGLSASERVFALIDATPNVVQTASEQPGAVRGHIEFDHMWFSYAGDANQAQSLAEPSWVLRDFSLDIPSGQTLAVVGHTGAGKSSLVRLITRFYEFQHGQLRIDGRDIRTLDLAAYRTQIGLVPQVPFLFSGTVAENIRYGRPDASDAEVEQAAQHLGGGDWVRDLPEGLQSDVGERGARLSLGQRQLVALARVLLQNPAIFILDEATASVDPFTEAQIQAGLDDVMTHRTSIVIAHRLSTVRNADRIIVLKAGQIIEEGSHDTLMASGGHYADLYNTYFRHQSLEYIESVGAL